The genomic window GCGGGCGGTGAGCATCTGCTTGATCTCGACCAGGCTGGTCTCGCCGAAGTTCTTGTAGGAAAGCAGCTCCGCCTCGCCGATGCGCAGCAGGTCGCCCAGCGTGCGGATGTTCATCTTCTTCAGGCAGTTGCGGGCGCGGATGGAGAGCTCGAATTCGGCGACCGGCAGGTCGTACATCGCCTCCTCGCGCCCCTTGAGGCGGGCCAGCTCCTCGTCGTAGAGCATGTTCTTGCTGGCCTGCACGTCGCGCAGGAAGAGCCGCGCCCGCGGATGGTTCGGGTTGGCCTCGATGACCTTCTGGATCAGCTTGCTGGCGCGGGTGAACTGCGCCGCGTCCTCGAGGAGGACGGCGAGATTCAGGAAGGCATTGATCGGCGGATTGGGCAGCCGCGTGCACTCCTCGTAGGTGCGCATCGCGTCGTCGTCGTACCCCAGGTGGTCCTGCATGCGGGCGACGTTGAAGAGTGTGGTGGCCGTCCGGTTGGACTGGGCGGCGCTCTTGTAGGCCTCGAGGGCCTCGAAGAACTTGCCCTCGGTTTCGAAGCTCTTCCCCTGCTTGAGGAAGGCGGCGGAGGCGGCGGGATCGGAATTGGCGGTGATGAGAGTGTCGAGACCGTTGTTTGGCATGGGGCTCCAGAGGAAAATGGGTGGCCGGGCAGTCTAACCGTGAACCGGGTTTGATTCCAAGAGGCGGGATCGGGGCCGCGGGCGGCTAGATCTCGACCAGGACCATGTCGCCCGCCACCTTGGAAGGCGTCGGGGGAGCATGCAATTCGGTGGCGAACTTCTCCAGGCCGCCGACGCGGGCCATTTCGCTGCGGACGGCGGTCGCGTTGTAGGGCCGGCTGGCGGCTCCGGCCCGCGCGGCTCGGAGATCCAGCGCGATCTGTCCCTCGCCCTTGGCGAAATCCAGGGTCACGATCGCCTTCTCGAATCCCTGCAAGCGCCCCTTGGCGTTCTCGAAGCTGCCGGCCTTCTCGGTCCAGGTGGCGCCGGGCAGCGTGACCTCGGCACTGGCGCCCAGCGGTCCGGGCAGCGTGTCGATCAGAATCACGTTCACGCCGGCGAGCGCGGATTGCAGCGCGGGGGTCGCCCACTCGCTGGGATAGTTCCCGGTGACCACGGCCGCGGCGATGCTCCTGGATGCCGCCACTCTCTCGAAGCCCGCGGCGTCGAGCACCGAACGCCCCTTGGCCAGCGCCTCCAGAACGCGGCGCACGCCGCGCGCGTTGGGGGCCTTCTCGGCGCACATCGTGAAGCCGCCGGGAAAAGTCTTGTCCTGCCCGAGGACGGGGATCGGCCCGACGGCGAGCTCCGCCTTGGAATCGATCGAGAGCATGAAGGAGGCCAGGAGGTAGGCGTCCTCGCAGGTGAGCATCGGACTGACCATGAGGCCGAGGCGTCCGCCGCTCTTGGCCGCGCCCTCCAGATGCTCCACAGTCTTTGCCAAGGCGTCGTCCCAGGCCTGGCCGGCGTCATCCGTGGCGTAAGCCTTGCGCCCCTTGATGGAGGGAATCCGCAAGCGATCCTCGCGGTGCACGAACTTCCAGCCGTAGCGCACCTCGTCGGTGATCCACCACTTGTTGACCTCTGGGTTGTCGCGCGGCTTCACCCGGTAGATGCGTCCGTTGTTGTGCTCGATGCTGATGTTGTCGCCGCTGGCGGTGATGCCGTCGATTCCCGGGGTCTTGGTGAGGAACCAGACGCGCTGCTGGAAGAGGAAGTCCTTGTCGAGGAGGGCCCCGACCGGGCAGATGTCGACCACGTTGCCGCTGAGTTCGTTGTCCAGCGCCACGCCCGGGAAGACATCGATTTCCTCCACGCTGCCGCGGCCTTCCACCAGCAGCTCGGCCGTGCCGGTGACCTCGCGCGTGAAGCGGACGCAGCGCGTGCACATGATGCAGCGGTCGCTGTAGAGCAGCACGTGCGGTCCGACATCCTTCTTGGGCCGCTTGTTCTTGGATTCCTTGAAGCGGCTCTCGCCGCGGCCATACTGGTAGCTGTAGTCCTGCAGATGGCACTCGCCCGCCTGGTCGCACACGGCGCAGTCCACCGGGTGGTTGATCAGCAGGAACTCCATGACCGCCTTCTGGTTGCCGACCGCCTTGGGCGAGTCGGTGTAGACCACCTGCCCCTCCATCGCGGGGGTCTGGCAGGTCGGGAAAAGTTTGTTGCCCGCGCGGAGTGCGCCGGTCTTGGGATCGGGGCTCCACACTTCGGCGAGGCAGATGCGGCAGTTGGCCACGATCGAGAGCCCGGGGTGGTAGCAGTAGTGCGGAATCTCCTCCTGATGGCGGAGCGCCGCCTGCAGAATGGTCTCGCCCTTTTCGAAAGAGCACGTCTTGCCGTTGATGGTGAGCTGAGGCATGTGTGGAATGGCTCGGAATTCTGGAAGCGGGAGTCTAGTCAACAAAAATAAACGCGTCCGCGGCTTTGGGCCACGGACGCGTCAACGGGGGAGTGTCCGATTGCCGGGGTTTGAATTCATTTCCATCAAAACCCTGCGATATTTATTTCAAACTTCCCTCGTCCGGCGCGCTCGGTACAGAGCGATCGCCCTCTCTTTTCCCTCACCTACATGCCGGATTCACTTGATGGTGCATCCTGCGGGGTATCCGCACCGGCGCCGCCCAGGGTTGCAGCGGCCCTTGGGAAATGCTGATCTTTCAGGGCTTTTTTGCCTGCGCACACGGAAGCGCGGCGAGGATTCCCCGTGAATTTACTGAGATGTTTTGGAACCGCCCGTCAATTCCTGGTGGGAGAGGTCTCAAGTTGCAGGCGGATCTCGCCGGGCAGCACCTCGATGTCCCTCACCTTGACGCGCCGCCCGTCGGCCAGGCGGAACTCCGAGTCGCGCAGCGAATCAAAGAGATCGGTGGGCCGAAAGGTCGAGACCAGAAAGGCCGGAATCGGCAGCCGTCCGATGGCCGCCGAAGCGGTTTCCAGGTTCACCTTGCCCCCGGCGGAATCGACGTGCATCTTCGGCGCGATGGCGACGCTGCCCACGCCCCAGGAATTCTCCGCGGCAATCTCCATGTGGTCATCGAGACAGCGCACCTGAACCTTGCCCACTTTTTTCGCCAGGTCGGGATGTTCAAACTCGAGCCATTTCGGCAGGCGCGAGGCCAGCCATTCGTTCATGTCGTTCTCCGAAATGCGGATCGCCCAGACCCGATCCTCTCCGCGCACCTTGGTGAACTGCGCCGCGAGGGCCTGCTCGAAAAACGCCGAGCGTTGCTCCATGGCGGCGTCGGGAACCAGCGCCGCCCGGAGCCAGCCGGGCGGAAGGGTCGAGAGCCAATAGAGGATCGCCCCGATCATCGCCATCGCCCCGGCGCAGATCATGACCGGCAGCCGTCGACGCTTCTTCATCGCATGGACCCGCGGAAGGAGCGAAGTCGCGTCATCACGGCGCGCCGTATCGGGTGACCACGAGCGTGTCGTTCTGCCCGCCGAAGCCGAAGGAATTGCTGATGCAGGTGTCGACGAGGCAGGGACGGGCGGTGTTGGGGACGTAGTCCAGGTCGAGGGCGGGATCCGCGTCGTGCAGATTGCGCGTCGGCGGCAGCATGCGCCGCTGAATCGCCAGGATGCAGGTCATGAACTCCACCGCCCCCGCCGCCGCGATGAGATGCCCCATCATGCTTTTGATGCTGCTCATGGGAATCTTGCGGGCGAGCTCGCCGAAGACCACCTTGACCGCGCGGGTTTCGATCGAATCGTTCTCCTTCGTGCCCGTGCCGTGGGCGCTGATGTAATGAATCAGCGGCCGGCCATCCGCACCGATGGCGGCGGGGTTGATGCCCGCTTGCTTCAACGCCAGATTGATGGCGGCGGCGGCGCCTCGCCCCTCGGGCTGGATGTCGGTGATGCGAAACGCGTCGGCGCTGGAGCCGTAGCCGATCACCTCGGCCAGCGGTGTCGCTCCGCGGGCCAGGGCGTGTTCGAGCTTTTCAAGAATCACCATGCCGCTGCCTTCGCCCATGACGAACCCGTCGCGGCTGAAGCAGAAGGGTCGGCTCGCCATGGTGGGATCGCCCTTGAATGTGCTCAGCGCCGTCAAGCGGTTGAAACCCATGACGCCCAGCGGATGGATCATGGTGTGCGTGCCGCCGGACATCATGATGTCCGCGTCGCCGTGGCGAATCATGCTGAAGGCTTCGCCGATGGCCTGCGTGCTGGCGGCGCAGGCGGTGAGGCAGTTCGACGCCGGGCCGCGAATGCCGAACTCGCGGGCCAGATGGGCCAGCGGCATGTTGGCCTCCTGCTCGATCTCGCGCAGACGGTCGAGGCGCTGCAATCCCGCCTTCGCCCAGCGCACACCATCGACTTTCTGCTTGGCGGCGTCCCACGCGGCGAGCATCGTGCCGGCGTAGTTGTCAAAATCAAGCACGCCTTCTCCGGCTCCCAGGTAGAGCCCGATGCGACGGGGATCCTTCGGAGGCTCGCGGTCAAAACCCGCCTGGTGCCAGGCCTGGCGCGCCGCGCCAAGGGCGAATTGCGAATTCAATCCGGCGGTGGCGTGCACCTTGGGATCAAGGACGAATTTGCGATAGTCATAGTCCGGCTTCACTTCCGCGGCGAAGGTCGTGGGGAAAGTCTCCGCCTTGAAATGCGTGATCGGCGCCATGCCGCTCTCCGACTTCATCAGCCGGTTCCAGACCGTGTCGACCGAGTGGCCGAGGCTGGTCACCCATCCCATGCCGGTCACCACCACGCGCGTGCCGCTCATGAGATCCTCCGTAGAACGACGGCGGCATTCTGTCCGCCCAAACTTGACGTGGTCACGACGATGGTCTTCAGTTTCGCATCGCGGGCGGCAATGGAGCCGGCGTCGACGCCCCCCTGCCTGCCGCCGTTAATCCGCGCCGGCAGCTTCTGCGACCGCAGGCACATCACCGCCACGCTGGCGGCGAGCGCGCCGAATCCCGCCCCGCAATTGCCCGTCGCCGGGGAGATGGTGACCAGGGGAATCTTCGCCAGGCTCGCGCCGAAGGCACGCGTCAAGCCGGCGGCCTCGCCCGCGTCGATGCCGGGCACGCCGCAACCAAAGGGAACGATGGCGTCGATCTCGCCCGGTTTCACGCCGGCCTCGTCCATCGCGGCCTCGATGGCCTGCGCAATGCCGGCGCCATCCGCCTCGGCGACGACTCCGATGGTGTCCTCGCACCAGCTCTGGCTCGCGCCGAAGCCGGCCATTTCCACCTCGATCTTGGCTCCGCGGGCGCGGGCGCTTTCAAGCTCCTCCAGCACCAGGATGCCGCCGCCCTCGCCGGCGATGCCGCCCGTGGCGTCGGCATCGAAGGGTCGGACGACCTTCGAGGGGTCGTCGTTGAGTGACGCCGTCGCCAGGCGCCCGGCGTAAAACTGGCGCAGCACGCCCATCATGTTCACCTTGCTTTCCGCGCCGCCGGAAAGGCAGCAGATGGCGGAGTCGCGGCCGATCACGCGCATGCTCTCGCCGAGGGAGAGCAGCGAGCTCGCCTCGCCGCAGGTGATCGTGTTGGAGGGGCCCTGGCAATCATGAATGATGGAGACATGGCTCGCCAGCATGTTGGGCAGATATTTCAGCATCCACAGCGGCGTGATGTTCTGGATGCCGCTCTCGCCCCACTTCACGATGTCGATCTCGCCATCGGCGGTCTGGCTGGTGGCCAGGGCCATGGTCAATTCGTTTTCCTCGGCGGCGATCAAACCGGCACCGACATGGCAGCCCATCCGATCCGGCGGCAGCGTGACCTTGCCGTCGGCGGGCTCATGCGACTTGGTGATCAATCCCGCGTCCTTGACCGCTTCAAAGGCGGCCGCCACCGCGAGCTCGATGTCCCGCGCCATCACCTTGGTGGCCTTGCGGTGGCCCTTGGGCACGTATTGCTTGATGTCCATCTGCTCTGCCGGCAGCTGCGCCACGAAGGGGCAGCAGAACCCGCTCATGTCGAAGGTGTCGCACAATCGCGCCCCGGAACGCCCTTCCATCAGGGCTTTCCAGAGTGATTCCATCCCCAGCCCGACCGCGGATGCGGTCCCGATTCCGGTGATGACGA from Planctomycetota bacterium includes these protein-coding regions:
- a CDS encoding beta-ketoacyl-[acyl-carrier-protein] synthase family protein, which gives rise to MSGTRVVVTGMGWVTSLGHSVDTVWNRLMKSESGMAPITHFKAETFPTTFAAEVKPDYDYRKFVLDPKVHATAGLNSQFALGAARQAWHQAGFDREPPKDPRRIGLYLGAGEGVLDFDNYAGTMLAAWDAAKQKVDGVRWAKAGLQRLDRLREIEQEANMPLAHLAREFGIRGPASNCLTACAASTQAIGEAFSMIRHGDADIMMSGGTHTMIHPLGVMGFNRLTALSTFKGDPTMASRPFCFSRDGFVMGEGSGMVILEKLEHALARGATPLAEVIGYGSSADAFRITDIQPEGRGAAAAINLALKQAGINPAAIGADGRPLIHYISAHGTGTKENDSIETRAVKVVFGELARKIPMSSIKSMMGHLIAAAGAVEFMTCILAIQRRMLPPTRNLHDADPALDLDYVPNTARPCLVDTCISNSFGFGGQNDTLVVTRYGAP
- a CDS encoding (2Fe-2S)-binding protein, encoding MPQLTINGKTCSFEKGETILQAALRHQEEIPHYCYHPGLSIVANCRICLAEVWSPDPKTGALRAGNKLFPTCQTPAMEGQVVYTDSPKAVGNQKAVMEFLLINHPVDCAVCDQAGECHLQDYSYQYGRGESRFKESKNKRPKKDVGPHVLLYSDRCIMCTRCVRFTREVTGTAELLVEGRGSVEEIDVFPGVALDNELSGNVVDICPVGALLDKDFLFQQRVWFLTKTPGIDGITASGDNISIEHNNGRIYRVKPRDNPEVNKWWITDEVRYGWKFVHREDRLRIPSIKGRKAYATDDAGQAWDDALAKTVEHLEGAAKSGGRLGLMVSPMLTCEDAYLLASFMLSIDSKAELAVGPIPVLGQDKTFPGGFTMCAEKAPNARGVRRVLEALAKGRSVLDAAGFERVAASRSIAAAVVTGNYPSEWATPALQSALAGVNVILIDTLPGPLGASAEVTLPGATWTEKAGSFENAKGRLQGFEKAIVTLDFAKGEGQIALDLRAARAGAASRPYNATAVRSEMARVGGLEKFATELHAPPTPSKVAGDMVLVEI